In Sebaldella termitidis ATCC 33386, one DNA window encodes the following:
- a CDS encoding type 1 glutamine amidotransferase family protein, whose product MNTVLILLSEPFADWEAAYICPELNKLEDYEIKTVSLSKAPVTTMGGLKVLPDYDIDNIPENINIKLLLIPGGLSWDNTEYKKYCKIIRYCLENNILTAAICNGVTFLADNGFLDNRRHTGNTLEYLKQYAPAYKGDKEYVESQSFIYENLITANGSAAVEFSRDILKKLNIFSPEELENWFYMYKKGFL is encoded by the coding sequence ATGAATACTGTTTTAATACTGCTTTCCGAGCCTTTCGCAGACTGGGAAGCAGCTTATATATGTCCGGAGCTGAATAAGCTTGAGGATTATGAAATAAAAACTGTTTCACTTTCAAAAGCACCTGTTACTACAATGGGAGGATTAAAAGTACTCCCTGATTATGATATTGATAATATCCCGGAGAATATTAATATAAAGCTTCTCCTTATTCCCGGAGGACTCAGCTGGGATAATACAGAATATAAAAAATACTGTAAAATTATCCGATACTGCCTTGAAAATAATATTCTCACTGCTGCTATCTGCAACGGGGTTACTTTTCTTGCCGATAACGGTTTTCTTGATAATCGCAGACATACCGGAAATACGCTTGAATATCTGAAACAGTATGCTCCTGCTTATAAAGGCGATAAGGAATATGTAGAATCCCAGTCTTTTATTTATGAAAATCTTATTACTGCCAACGGAAGTGCTGCTGTGGAATTTTCAAGAGATATTCTGAAAAAGCTGAATATTTTTTCACCTGAAGAATT
- a CDS encoding zinc ribbon domain-containing protein has product MEKQFCQSCGMPMDTPELFGTNADGSKNEDYCTYCFKDGKFTQDVTMDEMIDVCLEHLDEFNKDSEKKVTADEAKTMMKEYFPTLKRWKK; this is encoded by the coding sequence ATGGAAAAACAATTTTGCCAGAGCTGCGGAATGCCTATGGACACACCTGAACTGTTCGGTACTAACGCAGACGGCTCTAAAAATGAAGATTACTGTACTTATTGCTTTAAAGACGGAAAGTTTACACAGGACGTTACCATGGATGAAATGATCGATGTATGTCTTGAGCATCTGGATGAATTCAATAAGGACAGTGAAAAAAAAGTTACTGCTGATGAAGCAAAAACTATGATGAAAGAATATTTTCCTACTTTGAAAAGATGGAAAAAATAA
- a CDS encoding PTS mannitol transporter subunit IICB produces the protein MDVSQTKNWQIKIQKFGGFLSSMVMPNIGAFIAWGIITALFIPTGWIPNEFLNRLVGPTLTYLLPILIGYTGGYNIHGKRGGVAGAIATMGVVIGADVTMLIGGMIMGPLAGWIIKKADKWLEGKCKPGFEMLIDNFSLGIIGGILMILGLWAIEPVFNVILTSLSLGVNWVLARGLIPLASIFVAPAQVLFLNNAINHGIMAPLGVQQVAEYGKSILFLVEGNSGPLVGVMLAYCIFGKGIAKKTAPAASVIVMFGGIAEVYFPYVLMKPILVLAPIFGSMTSLFIFQTFGGGTVAVPSPGSIFAFLMMTPKGSFIVNIAGYFGGLLVSFLIAGFLLKIDKSEPDDEVLAEETTAADLSVNNTLNEMGDITSNTVKRILVACDAGMGSSAMGASLLKSKIKKAMLDISVTNASLNNIPDDVDLIITHKDLLERAKSIVKNPNTQFIGISNFLEAKEYDKIIETLKK, from the coding sequence ATGGATGTTAGTCAGACAAAAAACTGGCAAATCAAGATTCAAAAGTTTGGCGGTTTTTTAAGCTCAATGGTTATGCCTAATATTGGAGCTTTTATAGCATGGGGAATTATTACTGCATTATTTATCCCTACTGGATGGATTCCTAATGAATTTTTAAATAGATTGGTTGGTCCGACACTGACATATTTACTGCCGATTTTGATTGGGTATACTGGAGGATACAATATACACGGAAAAAGAGGTGGAGTTGCCGGAGCCATAGCAACAATGGGGGTTGTTATAGGTGCTGATGTAACTATGTTAATCGGTGGTATGATTATGGGACCGCTGGCCGGATGGATAATTAAAAAAGCGGATAAATGGCTTGAGGGAAAATGTAAGCCGGGATTTGAAATGCTGATTGATAATTTCTCTTTGGGGATTATCGGTGGAATCTTGATGATACTGGGGCTTTGGGCTATTGAACCTGTATTTAATGTAATTCTTACTTCGCTGTCTCTTGGGGTAAACTGGGTACTGGCCAGGGGACTTATCCCGCTGGCAAGTATTTTCGTGGCTCCGGCTCAGGTATTATTCTTAAATAATGCGATTAATCATGGCATTATGGCTCCGCTGGGTGTACAGCAAGTGGCTGAATACGGAAAGTCGATACTTTTCCTTGTAGAAGGAAACAGCGGACCGCTGGTAGGTGTAATGCTGGCATATTGTATTTTCGGAAAAGGAATAGCTAAAAAAACTGCACCTGCTGCCAGTGTAATAGTCATGTTTGGAGGAATAGCAGAAGTTTATTTTCCGTATGTTCTGATGAAGCCGATTTTGGTACTGGCTCCTATTTTCGGAAGTATGACATCATTATTTATTTTCCAGACATTTGGAGGAGGGACTGTGGCAGTTCCGTCACCGGGAAGTATTTTCGCCTTTTTGATGATGACTCCGAAAGGATCATTTATAGTAAATATTGCGGGATATTTTGGTGGCTTGCTGGTTTCATTCTTAATAGCAGGATTTTTACTAAAAATTGATAAATCCGAGCCGGATGATGAGGTTCTTGCCGAAGAAACAACAGCAGCGGATTTAAGTGTTAACAATACTCTAAATGAAATGGGAGATATTACATCAAATACTGTCAAAAGAATTTTGGTAGCATGTGATGCAGGTATGGGTTCCAGTGCTATGGGAGCTTCTCTTTTGAAATCAAAAATAAAAAAAGCAATGCTTGATATATCAGTGACAAATGCTTCGCTGAATAATATTCCTGATGATGTTGATCTCATTATTACTCATAAAGACTTGCTGGAGAGAGCAAAATCAATAGTGAAAAATCCTAATACACAGTTTATAGGTATCAGTAATTTTCTTGAAGCAAAAGAATACGATAAAATAATTGAAACTTTGAAAAAGTAA
- a CDS encoding BglG family transcription antiterminator, which produces MIISSRTKTIIEFLISAEDYLTIKDIAGRLNLAERTVYREMDNVNDTLGHYSLFVESIKSKGVRLYGSAEDIDHLKKSLNDNKAVYDYNFQERIETILFYLLHEKDFIKTRLLSIKLQVSMQTIRNDLQHIENTIKIHDLKLEKKKGLGILISGNTISRNHLLVNLLMRNIDIDVFLKWIKNFNENNSLFIKFLIEFGYENIIKKSYTVVNNLINEKNIQLTDVEFQELIFLLTMFINNRDNYILEPLNFEETFYNKNLTEKIKVYIENIFNINLTGDDIKYLKWIVNLISNHNIKSIIVDKNELSMAKKINNFIELVEASLKVNLRNDSTLAEGLVGHIDRALIRIRSGISVSNPINSEIKNRYEELYRVIRQSIDEVFQDDLFPEDEIGYLVLYFVVSLDKMAVKSIKVLVVCSSGMGSSKMLSSRLEREIPEITVRKIIALISLPKENLNEYDIVISTIPLDLQTVPHMMVSPLLNKEEINRLKHRIITLEEKKYQLTDKIKIIKAEERDIVDEIKKIRLFSHWALELINGFKVEYIEGKDRNTDILEIIDKDLFNDKIIPENAVYEHIKNNEKISYFQIPNTKIDYLDCSLEKIKQPVFRVYHLDFEGIFNFNNKELSDIEAFVIMIYPKNHNKLLLNLLSFITMSIIENNDTIRNFENGNENKIKGLLNEKIKLFLKDHF; this is translated from the coding sequence ATGATAATATCTTCCAGAACTAAAACCATAATTGAATTTTTAATAAGTGCAGAAGATTATCTTACAATAAAGGATATAGCCGGCAGGCTTAATTTGGCCGAGAGAACGGTATATCGGGAAATGGATAACGTTAATGATACATTGGGTCATTACAGTCTTTTTGTGGAAAGTATAAAAAGCAAAGGAGTCCGTCTGTATGGTTCTGCGGAAGATATTGATCATTTAAAAAAATCACTGAATGATAACAAGGCTGTTTATGATTATAATTTTCAGGAAAGAATTGAAACAATACTGTTTTATCTGCTTCATGAAAAAGACTTTATAAAAACGAGACTCTTATCTATAAAATTGCAGGTATCAATGCAGACTATAAGAAATGATCTGCAGCATATTGAAAATACCATTAAGATACATGATCTGAAACTGGAAAAGAAAAAAGGACTCGGTATTTTGATCAGTGGGAATACAATTTCCAGAAATCATCTGCTTGTAAATCTTTTGATGAGAAATATTGATATAGATGTATTTTTAAAATGGATAAAGAACTTTAATGAAAATAACAGTTTATTCATAAAGTTTTTGATTGAATTTGGCTATGAGAATATCATAAAGAAATCTTATACAGTAGTAAATAATCTTATAAACGAAAAAAATATCCAGCTTACTGATGTAGAGTTTCAGGAACTTATTTTTCTTCTGACAATGTTTATTAACAATCGTGATAATTATATTTTAGAGCCTTTAAATTTTGAAGAAACATTTTATAATAAAAATTTGACTGAAAAAATAAAGGTATATATTGAAAATATCTTTAATATTAATCTTACCGGAGATGATATAAAGTATTTGAAATGGATTGTCAATTTGATTTCAAATCATAATATAAAAAGTATAATTGTCGATAAAAACGAACTCAGTATGGCTAAAAAAATTAATAATTTTATAGAATTGGTAGAAGCCTCGCTAAAAGTAAATTTACGTAACGACAGCACTTTGGCGGAAGGGCTGGTCGGTCACATTGACAGGGCATTGATAAGAATAAGAAGCGGGATTTCCGTATCAAATCCGATAAACAGTGAAATAAAAAACAGATACGAAGAACTCTACAGAGTAATTCGCCAAAGTATTGACGAAGTTTTTCAGGATGACTTATTTCCAGAAGATGAAATCGGATATCTGGTTCTTTATTTTGTTGTGTCGCTGGACAAGATGGCTGTTAAATCAATAAAGGTACTAGTAGTCTGTTCCAGCGGAATGGGGTCTTCAAAAATGCTTTCAAGCAGACTGGAGCGGGAAATCCCCGAAATAACTGTAAGGAAAATAATAGCTTTAATAAGTCTGCCGAAAGAAAATTTGAATGAATACGATATAGTAATTTCTACAATACCGCTGGATCTTCAGACAGTTCCTCATATGATGGTTTCCCCTCTCTTAAATAAGGAAGAAATTAATAGATTAAAACACAGAATAATTACTCTGGAAGAAAAGAAATATCAGCTGACTGATAAAATAAAAATAATCAAGGCAGAAGAAAGAGATATCGTAGACGAGATTAAAAAAATCAGACTTTTCAGCCATTGGGCACTGGAATTAATCAATGGATTTAAAGTGGAATATATAGAAGGGAAAGACAGGAACACGGATATTTTAGAAATAATAGACAAAGATCTGTTCAATGATAAAATTATCCCTGAGAACGCTGTTTATGAACATATCAAGAATAATGAAAAAATCTCTTATTTTCAAATTCCGAATACAAAAATAGATTATCTTGACTGCAGCCTGGAGAAAATTAAACAGCCGGTATTCAGAGTATACCATTTGGATTTCGAGGGTATCTTCAATTTTAATAATAAAGAATTATCAGATATAGAAGCCTTTGTTATTATGATATATCCGAAAAACCATAATAAATTACTGCTGAATCTGCTGAGCTTTATTACTATGTCAATAATAGAAAATAACGATACAATAAGAAATTTTGAAAATGGAAACGAAAATAAAATAAAAGGTCTTTTAAATGAAAAAATAAAACTATTTTTAAAAGATCATTTTTAG
- a CDS encoding PTS sugar transporter subunit IIA, protein MKKIFSEDNIILNQSFKDKYEAITYAGEILVKNGYTTPEYIESMLEREKVASVYIGNNVAIPHGVSGSEKNILKSGISFVQVPDGVPFDNGEIAYLIIGIAGKGDEHMGYLEQIAFVCSEEENIIKLKNSVNKEEILKIFEEVSI, encoded by the coding sequence GTGAAAAAAATTTTCAGTGAAGACAATATTATCCTTAACCAGTCATTTAAAGATAAATATGAAGCAATAACCTATGCCGGGGAAATTTTGGTAAAGAACGGATATACGACACCTGAGTACATTGAATCTATGTTAGAAAGAGAAAAAGTAGCTTCGGTATATATAGGAAATAATGTAGCGATTCCGCATGGTGTCAGCGGTTCTGAAAAAAATATCCTGAAATCAGGCATTTCTTTTGTTCAGGTTCCCGACGGAGTTCCTTTTGATAATGGCGAAATTGCTTATCTGATTATCGGAATAGCCGGTAAAGGTGATGAACACATGGGGTATCTTGAACAGATTGCTTTTGTCTGTTCGGAAGAGGAAAATATAATAAAATTAAAAAATTCTGTTAATAAGGAAGAAATATTAAAAATATTTGAGGAGGTAAGCATATGA
- a CDS encoding mannitol-1-phosphate 5-dehydrogenase: MMQAVHFGAGNIGKGFIGDLLHDSGFYITFVEVNDAVVQSINRTNSYDIYVIDKNYEKRTINNVSALSSGEEEITEAILDADMVTTSVWADNLAKVAPVIAKGLQKRIDNKKEKLNILACENALYATDILKKEILKNLKADESELNNYACFPNVSVDRLALNIIKDGEPAVEIDSSFELVIEKNKLVNPDTEPIKGAIYAENLTMYLERKLYIVNCGHAAAAYLGFLKGYKIVQDALKDKEILEEVLGAMNESAAVLQKKFGFSHEDLQKFIQKNIKRFTSEAVKDDILRVGRSPIRKLDPTDRLVAPALGCIEYNYETKYLSKIIAAVFHYENPNDEQAVILKKYLDENGIEKSITNFTKIQKGTKLFDEISEKF, translated from the coding sequence ATGATGCAGGCAGTACATTTTGGAGCCGGAAATATAGGAAAAGGCTTTATTGGGGATCTTTTACATGATTCCGGATTTTACATAACATTTGTGGAAGTTAATGATGCTGTTGTGCAGAGTATTAACAGAACTAACAGTTATGATATATATGTTATAGATAAAAATTATGAAAAAAGAACAATTAATAATGTAAGTGCACTATCATCAGGGGAAGAAGAAATAACTGAGGCGATTTTGGACGCTGATATGGTAACGACGTCTGTATGGGCGGATAATCTTGCCAAAGTAGCACCTGTAATAGCAAAAGGTCTGCAGAAACGTATAGATAATAAAAAAGAAAAATTAAATATTTTAGCTTGTGAAAATGCTCTTTATGCAACAGATATTCTGAAAAAAGAAATATTGAAAAATTTGAAGGCAGATGAAAGCGAATTAAATAATTATGCCTGTTTTCCAAATGTTTCGGTAGACAGACTGGCACTTAACATTATAAAAGACGGGGAACCGGCGGTAGAAATCGACAGCAGCTTCGAGCTGGTTATTGAAAAAAATAAACTTGTAAATCCTGACACAGAGCCAATAAAAGGAGCTATTTATGCAGAAAATCTAACTATGTATCTGGAACGGAAATTATATATTGTAAACTGCGGGCATGCAGCAGCAGCATATCTTGGTTTTCTAAAAGGTTATAAAATTGTTCAGGATGCACTAAAAGATAAAGAAATACTGGAAGAGGTTCTGGGGGCTATGAATGAATCAGCTGCTGTTCTTCAGAAAAAATTTGGTTTTTCGCATGAGGATCTGCAGAAATTTATTCAGAAAAATATAAAGCGTTTTACATCAGAAGCCGTGAAAGATGATATTCTCAGAGTGGGACGTTCACCAATAAGAAAATTAGATCCTACAGACCGTCTTGTGGCTCCTGCATTAGGATGTATCGAATATAATTATGAGACTAAATATTTATCAAAGATAATAGCTGCAGTTTTCCACTATGAAAATCCAAATGACGAGCAGGCTGTCATACTGAAAAAATATTTGGATGAAAACGGCATTGAAAAATCAATTACAAATTTTACTAAAATTCAAAAAGGGACAAAATTATTTGATGAAATATCAGAAAAATTTTAG
- the hxlA gene encoding 3-hexulose-6-phosphate synthase — MKLQLALDDMPLQEAISFTKKVEKYIDVIEIGTPFIIDEGVNAVREFKKEFPAKEILADLKIMDAGAYEAELALKAGADYVTVLGVTDVLTVKGCVEMADKYNKEIVVDMICVSDLPAKIKEMEDVKAHFVSVHTGADQQAAGREPIEDLKIMTAHTKKAKISVAGGISSRTAQMYVDLNPDILIVGSAITHADDPAAEAKAIRDIMDGGKK, encoded by the coding sequence ATGAAATTACAGTTAGCTTTAGATGATATGCCGCTTCAGGAAGCGATATCATTCACAAAAAAAGTAGAGAAATATATTGATGTTATAGAGATAGGGACTCCTTTTATAATAGATGAGGGTGTTAATGCAGTAAGAGAATTCAAAAAAGAATTTCCTGCGAAAGAAATTCTGGCAGATTTAAAAATTATGGATGCAGGGGCTTATGAAGCAGAGCTGGCACTTAAAGCCGGGGCTGATTATGTAACTGTTTTGGGTGTTACTGATGTTTTGACAGTAAAAGGCTGTGTAGAGATGGCGGATAAATATAATAAGGAAATCGTGGTAGATATGATTTGTGTTTCTGATTTACCTGCGAAAATCAAAGAGATGGAAGATGTTAAGGCACATTTTGTTTCTGTACATACGGGTGCTGATCAGCAGGCAGCTGGAAGAGAACCGATTGAAGATCTGAAAATAATGACTGCACATACTAAAAAGGCAAAAATTTCTGTAGCGGGAGGAATCAGCAGCAGAACAGCACAGATGTATGTGGATCTGAATCCGGATATTTTAATTGTCGGAAGTGCAATAACACATGCAGATGATCCTGCAGCTGAGGCTAAAGCTATCAGAGATATCATGGACGGAGGTAAAAAATAA
- the hxlB gene encoding 6-phospho-3-hexuloisomerase, translated as MKKAEELLAICRELSEDAEFVSGEDIEKLAELIIKSNRIFIAGAGRSGFAARAFANRLMHLGLTVFFVGETTTPSIQANDLLIIGSGSGETGSLVTMANKASGQNASVATITIYPQATIGALSKVTVKLPGSTNKSDIDSGKVSIQPMGSSFEQLSLLVYDSLIMILMKKLNKTGDEMFKNHANLE; from the coding sequence ATGAAAAAAGCAGAAGAATTACTGGCAATATGCAGAGAACTCTCGGAAGATGCAGAATTTGTCTCAGGTGAAGACATAGAAAAACTGGCGGAATTAATAATAAAATCAAATCGGATTTTTATAGCAGGGGCCGGAAGATCAGGATTTGCAGCAAGAGCATTTGCCAACAGATTAATGCACCTGGGACTGACTGTTTTTTTTGTCGGTGAGACAACAACACCTTCAATACAGGCAAATGATCTTTTGATAATAGGATCAGGATCAGGTGAGACAGGAAGTCTTGTTACAATGGCAAATAAAGCTTCCGGGCAAAATGCTTCAGTAGCAACAATAACTATTTATCCGCAGGCTACAATAGGGGCTCTTTCAAAAGTTACTGTAAAGCTTCCGGGAAGCACTAATAAAAGTGATATTGACTCGGGAAAAGTTTCTATACAGCCTATGGGTTCGTCTTTTGAACAGCTGAGCCTGCTTGTTTACGACAGTCTGATTATGATTTTAATGAAAAAATTAAATAAAACCGGAGATGAAATGTTCAAAAATCATGCAAATTTAGAATAA
- a CDS encoding iron-containing alcohol dehydrogenase has product MSSKVFYVPAVNLLGKGCINELGGYIQQFGYKKGLIITDKFLSSSKIIEKVKAILDKSGIEYVIFDDVKPNPTCENVNNGLEMLKKEKCDCIISVGGGSPQDTASGISILAANGGEMKDYEGVNKSEKTGFPVIAVNTTAGTSAELTINYVITDEERHVKMICIDKNSLAKMSVNDPELMLDKPASLTAATGMDALTHAIEALVTPGAYPVTDAMALSAVKIIFEYLPRAVKNGNDIEAREQMVYAIFLTGMAFSNAGLGFVHAMAHQLGGLYDLPHGVCNAMLLPTVEEANAKYVPEKFRPIAEYIGLDTKNKSDDECAEFVISSIRELSKTVEIPETLTELGVTDPDLDLLAENSLKDACAFANPYLPDKEETIELFKKIL; this is encoded by the coding sequence ATGTCAAGCAAGGTTTTTTATGTCCCGGCAGTAAATCTACTGGGAAAAGGATGTATAAATGAATTAGGCGGTTATATTCAGCAGTTTGGTTATAAAAAAGGGCTGATTATAACGGATAAATTCTTAAGCTCAAGTAAAATAATAGAAAAAGTAAAAGCAATTTTGGATAAATCAGGAATAGAGTATGTCATTTTTGATGATGTAAAGCCGAATCCCACATGTGAAAATGTAAATAACGGACTGGAAATGCTAAAAAAAGAAAAGTGCGACTGCATTATTTCTGTCGGAGGAGGATCACCTCAGGATACTGCCAGTGGAATAAGTATTTTGGCTGCAAACGGCGGAGAAATGAAAGATTATGAAGGTGTAAATAAATCAGAAAAAACAGGATTTCCTGTTATTGCTGTTAATACCACAGCAGGAACTTCAGCAGAGCTGACAATAAATTATGTAATTACAGATGAAGAAAGACATGTCAAGATGATTTGCATTGATAAAAACAGTCTTGCAAAAATGTCAGTAAATGATCCTGAATTAATGCTTGATAAACCTGCATCACTGACAGCAGCTACAGGAATGGATGCACTAACTCATGCAATAGAAGCGCTGGTAACCCCGGGAGCTTATCCTGTAACTGATGCTATGGCATTATCAGCTGTAAAAATTATTTTTGAGTATCTTCCAAGAGCTGTAAAAAACGGAAATGATATCGAGGCGAGAGAGCAAATGGTTTATGCTATTTTCCTCACAGGGATGGCTTTCAGTAATGCTGGTCTTGGTTTTGTACATGCTATGGCACATCAGCTCGGCGGTCTGTATGATCTTCCGCATGGTGTATGTAATGCCATGCTGCTGCCGACAGTAGAAGAAGCTAATGCTAAATATGTTCCTGAAAAATTCAGACCGATTGCGGAATATATAGGACTGGACACAAAGAATAAAAGTGATGATGAATGTGCAGAATTTGTAATTTCTTCAATCAGAGAGCTTTCAAAAACAGTGGAAATACCTGAAACTCTCACAGAATTAGGGGTAACTGATCCGGATTTAGATTTGCTGGCAGAAAATTCGTTAAAGGATGCCTGTGCATTTGCGAATCCTTACCTGCCAGATAAAGAGGAAACAATAGAATTATTTAAGAAAATATTATAA
- a CDS encoding ABC-F family ATP-binding cassette domain-containing protein, which yields MISTSNLSLRFGGRKLFEDVNIKFTPSNCYGIIGANGAGKSTFLKILSGEIDSTEGEVISAPNKRMSFLKQDHFAYEEESVLNVVMMGHQKLYEIMQEKDAIYSKTEFTDEDGMKAAELEGEFAELDGWEAETNAEKMLIGLGLSAEYHHKLMKELTEPDKVKVLLAQALFGNPDILLLDEPTNGLDIKAVEWLENFLMELDETTVLVVSHDRHFLNKVCTHIADIDFGKIKMYVGNYDFWYESNQLMLELTRNQNKKIDQKRKELQEFIARFSANASKSKQATSRKKQLEKLQFEDMQISNRKYPFIEFKPEREAGNNLLKVEGLTKSIDGVKVLDNLTFTVNTNDKVVILSRNDIAKTTLFQILAGELEPDSGTYEWGVTTSQSYFPKDNTEFFENSDLTLIEWLGQFSEDQHEQYLRGFLGRMLFSGEEATKKAKVLSGGEKVRCMLSKMMLSNSNVLLLDNPTDHLDLESITSLNKSLIKFPGTILFTTHDHEFIQTVANRIIEITPNGLVDKMMEYDEYIDDENVQKRLEELYGEN from the coding sequence TTGATTTCAACAAGCAATTTATCACTCAGATTTGGAGGAAGAAAATTATTTGAAGATGTAAACATAAAATTCACACCCAGTAACTGTTACGGTATAATAGGAGCGAACGGTGCAGGTAAGTCTACATTTTTGAAAATATTATCAGGAGAAATAGACTCTACCGAAGGTGAAGTTATATCAGCACCAAATAAAAGAATGTCTTTTCTGAAACAGGATCACTTTGCATATGAGGAAGAAAGTGTTCTGAATGTAGTTATGATGGGACATCAAAAACTTTATGAAATAATGCAGGAAAAGGATGCTATATATTCTAAGACGGAATTTACAGATGAGGACGGTATGAAAGCCGCAGAACTCGAAGGAGAATTTGCCGAGCTTGACGGATGGGAAGCAGAAACAAATGCAGAAAAAATGCTTATCGGATTAGGTCTTAGTGCGGAATACCACCACAAGCTTATGAAAGAGCTCACAGAACCGGATAAAGTAAAAGTTCTTCTGGCACAGGCACTTTTCGGTAATCCCGATATCCTGCTTCTGGATGAGCCTACTAACGGTCTTGACATAAAAGCTGTGGAGTGGCTGGAAAACTTTCTTATGGAGCTTGACGAAACTACAGTTTTAGTAGTTTCCCATGACAGACACTTTTTGAATAAGGTATGTACACATATAGCAGATATTGACTTTGGTAAAATAAAAATGTACGTAGGAAACTATGATTTCTGGTATGAGTCTAACCAGTTAATGCTGGAGCTTACAAGAAACCAGAATAAAAAAATAGATCAGAAAAGAAAAGAATTACAGGAATTTATCGCACGTTTCAGTGCCAATGCCTCTAAGTCGAAGCAGGCTACCAGCAGAAAGAAACAGCTGGAAAAATTACAGTTTGAGGATATGCAGATTTCTAACAGAAAATATCCGTTTATTGAATTTAAGCCTGAAAGGGAAGCAGGAAATAATCTGCTGAAAGTAGAAGGACTTACCAAATCAATCGACGGCGTAAAAGTACTGGATAACCTTACTTTTACTGTAAATACCAATGATAAAGTGGTTATTTTATCTAGAAACGATATAGCTAAAACTACTCTTTTCCAGATACTTGCAGGTGAACTTGAGCCTGATTCCGGTACATATGAATGGGGAGTTACTACATCACAGAGTTATTTTCCGAAAGATAATACAGAATTTTTTGAAAACTCTGATCTGACCCTTATAGAATGGCTGGGACAGTTTTCAGAAGATCAGCACGAACAGTATCTGAGAGGATTTCTTGGAAGAATGCTTTTCTCAGGCGAAGAAGCTACGAAAAAAGCCAAAGTACTTTCCGGTGGAGAAAAAGTAAGATGTATGCTTTCCAAAATGATGCTTTCCAATTCCAATGTGTTATTACTGGATAATCCTACTGATCATCTGGATTTGGAATCTATTACTTCACTGAATAAATCTCTTATCAAATTTCCGGGAACTATATTATTTACTACTCATGACCATGAGTTTATACAGACAGTGGCAAACAGAATCATAGAGATCACGCCAAACGGACTTGTAGATAAAATGATGGAATATGACGAATATATAGACGATGAAAATGTGCAAAAAAGACTTGAAGAATTATACGGCGAAAATTAG
- a CDS encoding histidinol-phosphatase produces the protein MRANFHTHNYRCGHAEGDVEDYVKEAIKEGYSEIGISDHSPLPKYHFDRMGMNELEGYLGEIREAQRKYNGKITIYKSLEIEYFEDLEDYYRELAQKLDYLLLGLHTYVVNGKLRDSWIINTDEDMINYALHMEKAMKSKLFQIAAHPDLYMSRRMTWSRAAEDAAHIICRAAAETGTVLEINANGIRKNLIYDKNPRRYMYPYKEFWEVAKQYNAGIIASSDCHEPESLNDEAMELARKFSEELGLKVIETIF, from the coding sequence GTGAGAGCAAATTTTCATACACATAATTACAGGTGCGGTCATGCAGAAGGGGATGTGGAGGATTATGTAAAGGAAGCAATAAAAGAAGGCTACTCAGAAATAGGAATTTCCGATCACTCACCATTGCCGAAATATCATTTTGACAGAATGGGAATGAACGAACTGGAAGGTTATCTGGGGGAAATACGCGAGGCACAGAGAAAATATAACGGTAAAATAACTATTTATAAATCTTTGGAAATAGAGTATTTTGAAGATTTGGAAGATTATTACAGAGAGCTTGCCCAAAAACTGGATTATCTGCTTTTAGGGCTTCATACATACGTGGTAAACGGAAAACTGCGTGATTCTTGGATAATAAATACAGATGAGGATATGATAAATTATGCATTACATATGGAAAAAGCCATGAAATCAAAGCTGTTTCAGATAGCGGCGCATCCTGATTTATATATGTCAAGGCGCATGACATGGAGCAGAGCGGCGGAAGATGCAGCACATATAATATGCAGAGCAGCAGCCGAAACAGGTACGGTTTTGGAAATAAATGCTAATGGTATAAGAAAAAACCTTATTTATGATAAAAATCCGAGAAGATATATGTATCCGTATAAGGAATTCTGGGAAGTGGCAAAACAGTATAATGCCGGAATCATAGCAAGTTCTGACTGTCATGAGCCGGAATCTCTGAATGACGAGGCAATGGAGCTTGCCAGAAAATTTTCGGAAGAACTGGGACTAAAAGTAATAGAAACTATATTTTAA